The following proteins are encoded in a genomic region of Ctenopharyngodon idella isolate HZGC_01 chromosome 12, HZGC01, whole genome shotgun sequence:
- the LOC127523702 gene encoding integrin alpha-X-like isoform X24, producing the protein MDWNLRLLLCLFCVCQSIMAFNIDPVTWKYFTNNANSGFGYKVIQKGESLLVSDPLIQLSQTQRGQIYRCTVTEGNCMPLPITVTNEAVNMSLGLSMSIDPQSSRAVVCGPTIPKNCDAVTTYNGMCFEISPDNVVSRSVPETLRECPISQIAFLLDGSGSVNSSEFNKTKAFVIEMIKSFIDNDTQFAIAQFSTECVIHYNFQQVKNATWWQDAVNQISQQGGMTYTARAIRKLVNELFVSSGGARPSASKIFVVITDGESTDPGYLTAAVQQAQAKNIIRYAIGVGNAFNSDRARRELEIIASSPSNNHVFNVTDFDALESIREKLKENIIAIEGTQTSGDSSRMEFAQDGFSAAFTSNTDMIMTAVGAFQSKGGYQLYKPNNDSDSDFQAGSEHDSYLGYSLAIATMSEAKYAVMGAPRHEHKGQVTVSRIGGEDPKQLDPPKPQIGSYFGAEVCVVDLNRDSNTDLLLVSAPTYMESDREGIVFVYIFTHRANFIFSDTLVGMAGQRGRFGSSLASPADLNGDGFMDVLIGAPLEEDGQGSIYIFNGRDGVIIPKYSQRIVGSSVRPGLRFFGISLSQSSLDQSQDNLPDIAVGSKGAVLLLRSRPIVLLETKVTYNPTKIPTSETDQSLENTMKVCFTMRPYGHRIRDLSANINYTITLDAKREKYRANFSPKNRLLSDVLNIGLNAETCRSHRFFIDAFSEDDLNPVSNQLMFTFEGLPIATLQNIKPILLPEIKTTTDYNLDFEINCGHDDICVDDLRMDFNFSGATNIEVGIMQEINVTVFVENRGENSYNTLFTLKYPFGLSYRRFTSKQGRVECESLDSEQRGSFGETTCHISKPILKGNAQDVFYITYSIDKESTFDQSVAFTAQINSGNDQHSQTSQLFRQKCIGVKYAINIALIRHEDSSLNINFTAQKNDLDRPVKQILKVENDFRELTFKVSIRVPVILGDKFIWTDKNLQIPDCVKQRDERPFVTDFVEVIKKDHVVNCSVAVCAVFSCDITLIKNERKLYYISGNVSSGWIEQTGLRAAVFELVSSASLEYDESKYIFFSSDSQYTEPSLQINTQVEVYEEANLTNVITGGVSGGVIGGLLLLALITAPLYKAGFFKSQYKQLLENAEEIAEDEPINAMLG; encoded by the exons TATGTCAGTCAATAATGGCCTTCAACATTGACCCTGTGACCTGGAAGTACTTCACAAACAATGCAAATAGTGGCTTTGGCTATAAAGTGATACAGAAAGGTGAAAG TCTACTTGTGAGTGATCCTTTAATACAACTCAGTCAAACTCAAAGAGGACAAATATATCGCTGTACTGTCACTGAAGGAAACTGCATGCCACTGCCCATTACTG TCACCAATGAGGCTGTCAACATGTCACTTGGACTTTCAATGTCTATTGATCCTCAGTCTTCAAGAGCAGTG GTTTGTGGTCCAACCATACCTAAGAACTGTGATGCAGTAACCACTTACAATGGCATGTGCTTTGAAATCAGTCCAGATAATGTTGTGAGCAGATCTGTGCCAGAGACTCTGAGAG AATGCCCAATATCACAAATTGCTTTTTTACTGGATGGATCTGGAAGTGTAAATTCTTCGGAGTTTAATAAGACGAAGGCTTTTGTTATTGAAATGATCAAAAGTTTTATAGACAATGATACACAG TTTGCCATTGCACAGTTTTCTACAGAATGTgtcattcattataattttcaACAAGTCAAAAACGCCACCTGGTGGCAAGATGCAGTGAATCAGATATCTCAACAGGGAGGAATGACCTACACCGCAAGAGCTATAAGAAAACTTGT GAATGAGCTATTTGTAAGTAGTGGAGGTGCAAGACCATCAGCCAGTAAAATTTTCGTTGTTATCACGGATGGTGAATCAACTGATCCAGGTTATTTGACTGCAGCTGTTCAACAAGCACAAGCTAAAAATATAATACGATATGCTATTGGG gttGGCAATGCTTTTAATAGTGACAGAGCAAGAAGGGAGCTGGAAATTATTGCATCTTCACCCTCCAATAATCATGTGTTCAACGTAACTGATTTTGACGCTCTGGAAAGCATTCGTGAAAAACTCAAAGAGAACATTATTGCCATTGAAG GAACCCAGACCTCTGGAGATTCATCTCGAATGGAGTTTGCACAGGACGGGTTTAGTGCAGCATTTACATCAAAT ACAGATATGATAATGACTGCAGTGGGAGCTTTCCAGTCGAAGGGTGGATATCAGCTGTACAAACCAAATAATGATTCAGATTCAGACTTTCAAGCTGGAAGTGAGCATGACAGTTATTTAG GTTATTCCTTGGCAATAGCAACAATGTCAGAAGCAAAGTATGCAGTAATGGGAGCACCAAGACACGAGCATAAGGGACAAGTAACTGTTTCAAGAATTGGTGGAGAGGACCCAAAGCAGCTGGATCCTCCTAAG CCTCAGATTGGCTCATATTTTGGAGCTGAGGTGTGTGTGGTGGATTTGAACCGTGACTCCAATACAGACCTACTTTTGGTATCGGCACCAACATACATGGAGTCTGACCGGGAGGGCATAGTGTTTGTTTACATCTTCACACATCGG GCAAACTTCATTTTTTCGGATACACTGGTGGGCATGGCAGGTCAGAGGGGTCGGTTTGGCTCTTCTCTGGCCAGTCCAGCAGATCTGAATGGTGATGGTTTCATGGATGTGCTGATTGGAGCTCCTTTAGAGGAGGATGGACAGGGCAGCATCTACATCTTCAATGGGAGAGATGGAGTTATCATTCCAAAATACTCACAG AGGATTGTTGGATCGTCTGTGCGACCAGGTTTGCGGTTCTTTGGGATTTCATTGAGTCAGTCTTCTCTAGACCAGAGTCAAGACAACCTTCCTGACATTGCTGTTGGGTCCAAGGGAGCAGTTCTGCTTCTCAG GTCCAGACCCATCGTGCTCTTGGAAACCAAAGTAACTTACAACCCAACCAAAATACCAACCAGTGAAACAGACCAGTCACTGGAAAACACCATGAAAGTGTGTTTCACCATGCGTCCATACGGACACCGCATAAGAG ACCTATCTGCAAATATTAATTACACCATAACGCTGGATGCCAAGCGAGAGAAATATCGAGCAAACTTCTCACCCAAAAACCGGCTCCTCAGTGATGTGCTGAACATTGGATTGAATGCAGAAACTTGCAGAAGTCATCGTTTCTTTATAGAC GCTTTCTCAGAAGATGATCTGAACCCAGTGTCCAATCAGTTGATGTTCACTTTTGAGGGTCTACCAATTGCCACACTGCAAAACATAAAGCCAATACTGCTGCCAGAGATAAAGACCACCACAGACTACAAT CTGGATTTTGAGATAAACTGTGGACATGATGATATTTGTGTTGATGACCTCAGGATGGATTTCAATTTCTCTGG GGCTACAAACATAGAGGTTGGAATAATGCAGGAGATCAATGTGACAGTGTTTGTAGAGAACAGAGGAGAAAACTCATACAACACTCTCTTCACCCTCAAATACCCCTTTGGACTTTCCTACAGGAGATTCACATCTAAACAG GGCAGAGTGGAGTGTGAATCTCTGGACAGTGAGCAAAGAGGTTCATTTGGAGAAACCACCTGCCACATCAGTAAACCCATCCTCAAGGGCAACGCTCAG GATGTGTTTTATATTACATACAGCATCGATAAAGAAAGCACCTTTGATCAAAGTGTGGCATTCACCGCTCAGATCAACAg TGGGAATGACCAACACTCTCAAACCAGTCAGTTATTCAGACAGAAATGCATTGGTGTCAAATATGCCATTAACATTGCCTTAATAAG acaTGAAGATTCAAGCCTCAATATTAATTTTACTGCGCAGAAAAATGATCTTGATAGACCAGTCAAACAGATCCTAAAG GTTGAAAATGACTTTAGAGAATTAACATTCAAAGTTTCCATCAGAGTACCAGTGATTCTGGGAGATAAATTCATCTGGACTGACAAAAACCTACAG ATCCCAGACTGTGTGAAACAGAGGGATGAGCGGCCGTTTGTAACAGATTTTGTGGAAGTAATTAAAAAAGATCATGTGGTG aactGCTCTGTGGCGGTGTGTGCCGTGTTCAGCTGTGACATCACTCTCATAAAGAATGAAAGGAAACTCTATTATATATCTGGCAACGTGAGCTCTGGATGGATAGAGCAG ACTGGACTCAGAGCTGCTGTGTTTGAGTTGGTCAGTTCAGCGTCTCTGGAATATGACGAGagcaaatatattttcttttcctctgaTTCTCAATACACTGAACCATCTCTCCAG atTAACACTCAAGTGGAGGTGTATGAGGAGGCGAACCTGACCAATGTGATCACTGGAGGGGTGAGTGGAGGGGTGATAGGAGGACTGCTGCTACTGGCTCTCATCACAGCACCCCTCTATAAG GCTGGATTCTTTAAAAGCCAATACAAGCAGTTGCTAGAAAACGCAGAAGAAATTGCTGAAGATGAGCCAATCAATGCAATGTTAGGTTAA
- the LOC127523702 gene encoding integrin alpha-X-like isoform X27: MDWNLRLLLCLFCVCQSIMAFNIDPVTWKYFTNNANSGFGYKVIQKGERNELFVSSGGARPSASKIFVVITDGESTDPGYLTAAVQQAQAKNIIRYAIGVGNAFNSDRARRELEIIASSPSNNHVFNVTDFDALESIREKLKENIIAIEGTQTSGDSSRMEFAQDGFSAAFTSNTDMIMTAVGAFQSKGGYQLYKPNNDSDSDFQAGSEHDSYLGYSLAIATMSEAKYAVMGAPRHEHKGQVTVSRIGGEDPKQLDPPKPQIGSYFGAEVCVVDLNRDSNTDLLLVSAPTYMESDREGIVFVYIFTHRANFIFSDTLVGMAGQRGRFGSSLASPADLNGDGFMDVLIGAPLEEDGQGSIYIFNGRDGVIIPKYSQRIVGSSVRPGLRFFGISLSQSSLDQSQDNLPDIAVGSKGAVLLLRSRPIVLLETKVTYNPTKIPTSETDQSLENTMKVCFTMRPYGHRIRDLSANINYTITLDAKREKYRANFSPKNRLLSDVLNIGLNAETCRSHRFFIDAFSEDDLNPVSNQLMFTFEGLPIATLQNIKPILLPEIKTTTDYNLDFEINCGHDDICVDDLRMDFNFSGATNIEVGIMQEINVTVFVENRGENSYNTLFTLKYPFGLSYRRFTSKQGRVECESLDSEQRGSFGETTCHISKPILKGNAQDVFYITYSIDKESTFDQSVAFTAQINSGNDQHSQTSQLFRQKCIGVKYAINIALIRHEDSSLNINFTAQKNDLDRPVKQILKVENDFRELTFKVSIRVPVILGDKFIWTDKNLQIPDCVKQRDERPFVTDFVEVIKKDHVVNCSVAVCAVFSCDITLIKNERKLYYISGNVSSGWIEQTGLRAAVFELVSSASLEYDESKYIFFSSDSQYTEPSLQINTQVEVYEEANLTNVITGGVSGGVIGGLLLLALITAPLYKAGFFKSQYKQLLENAEEIAEDEPINAMLG; this comes from the exons TATGTCAGTCAATAATGGCCTTCAACATTGACCCTGTGACCTGGAAGTACTTCACAAACAATGCAAATAGTGGCTTTGGCTATAAAGTGATACAGAAAGGTGAAAG GAATGAGCTATTTGTAAGTAGTGGAGGTGCAAGACCATCAGCCAGTAAAATTTTCGTTGTTATCACGGATGGTGAATCAACTGATCCAGGTTATTTGACTGCAGCTGTTCAACAAGCACAAGCTAAAAATATAATACGATATGCTATTGGG gttGGCAATGCTTTTAATAGTGACAGAGCAAGAAGGGAGCTGGAAATTATTGCATCTTCACCCTCCAATAATCATGTGTTCAACGTAACTGATTTTGACGCTCTGGAAAGCATTCGTGAAAAACTCAAAGAGAACATTATTGCCATTGAAG GAACCCAGACCTCTGGAGATTCATCTCGAATGGAGTTTGCACAGGACGGGTTTAGTGCAGCATTTACATCAAAT ACAGATATGATAATGACTGCAGTGGGAGCTTTCCAGTCGAAGGGTGGATATCAGCTGTACAAACCAAATAATGATTCAGATTCAGACTTTCAAGCTGGAAGTGAGCATGACAGTTATTTAG GTTATTCCTTGGCAATAGCAACAATGTCAGAAGCAAAGTATGCAGTAATGGGAGCACCAAGACACGAGCATAAGGGACAAGTAACTGTTTCAAGAATTGGTGGAGAGGACCCAAAGCAGCTGGATCCTCCTAAG CCTCAGATTGGCTCATATTTTGGAGCTGAGGTGTGTGTGGTGGATTTGAACCGTGACTCCAATACAGACCTACTTTTGGTATCGGCACCAACATACATGGAGTCTGACCGGGAGGGCATAGTGTTTGTTTACATCTTCACACATCGG GCAAACTTCATTTTTTCGGATACACTGGTGGGCATGGCAGGTCAGAGGGGTCGGTTTGGCTCTTCTCTGGCCAGTCCAGCAGATCTGAATGGTGATGGTTTCATGGATGTGCTGATTGGAGCTCCTTTAGAGGAGGATGGACAGGGCAGCATCTACATCTTCAATGGGAGAGATGGAGTTATCATTCCAAAATACTCACAG AGGATTGTTGGATCGTCTGTGCGACCAGGTTTGCGGTTCTTTGGGATTTCATTGAGTCAGTCTTCTCTAGACCAGAGTCAAGACAACCTTCCTGACATTGCTGTTGGGTCCAAGGGAGCAGTTCTGCTTCTCAG GTCCAGACCCATCGTGCTCTTGGAAACCAAAGTAACTTACAACCCAACCAAAATACCAACCAGTGAAACAGACCAGTCACTGGAAAACACCATGAAAGTGTGTTTCACCATGCGTCCATACGGACACCGCATAAGAG ACCTATCTGCAAATATTAATTACACCATAACGCTGGATGCCAAGCGAGAGAAATATCGAGCAAACTTCTCACCCAAAAACCGGCTCCTCAGTGATGTGCTGAACATTGGATTGAATGCAGAAACTTGCAGAAGTCATCGTTTCTTTATAGAC GCTTTCTCAGAAGATGATCTGAACCCAGTGTCCAATCAGTTGATGTTCACTTTTGAGGGTCTACCAATTGCCACACTGCAAAACATAAAGCCAATACTGCTGCCAGAGATAAAGACCACCACAGACTACAAT CTGGATTTTGAGATAAACTGTGGACATGATGATATTTGTGTTGATGACCTCAGGATGGATTTCAATTTCTCTGG GGCTACAAACATAGAGGTTGGAATAATGCAGGAGATCAATGTGACAGTGTTTGTAGAGAACAGAGGAGAAAACTCATACAACACTCTCTTCACCCTCAAATACCCCTTTGGACTTTCCTACAGGAGATTCACATCTAAACAG GGCAGAGTGGAGTGTGAATCTCTGGACAGTGAGCAAAGAGGTTCATTTGGAGAAACCACCTGCCACATCAGTAAACCCATCCTCAAGGGCAACGCTCAG GATGTGTTTTATATTACATACAGCATCGATAAAGAAAGCACCTTTGATCAAAGTGTGGCATTCACCGCTCAGATCAACAg TGGGAATGACCAACACTCTCAAACCAGTCAGTTATTCAGACAGAAATGCATTGGTGTCAAATATGCCATTAACATTGCCTTAATAAG acaTGAAGATTCAAGCCTCAATATTAATTTTACTGCGCAGAAAAATGATCTTGATAGACCAGTCAAACAGATCCTAAAG GTTGAAAATGACTTTAGAGAATTAACATTCAAAGTTTCCATCAGAGTACCAGTGATTCTGGGAGATAAATTCATCTGGACTGACAAAAACCTACAG ATCCCAGACTGTGTGAAACAGAGGGATGAGCGGCCGTTTGTAACAGATTTTGTGGAAGTAATTAAAAAAGATCATGTGGTG aactGCTCTGTGGCGGTGTGTGCCGTGTTCAGCTGTGACATCACTCTCATAAAGAATGAAAGGAAACTCTATTATATATCTGGCAACGTGAGCTCTGGATGGATAGAGCAG ACTGGACTCAGAGCTGCTGTGTTTGAGTTGGTCAGTTCAGCGTCTCTGGAATATGACGAGagcaaatatattttcttttcctctgaTTCTCAATACACTGAACCATCTCTCCAG atTAACACTCAAGTGGAGGTGTATGAGGAGGCGAACCTGACCAATGTGATCACTGGAGGGGTGAGTGGAGGGGTGATAGGAGGACTGCTGCTACTGGCTCTCATCACAGCACCCCTCTATAAG GCTGGATTCTTTAAAAGCCAATACAAGCAGTTGCTAGAAAACGCAGAAGAAATTGCTGAAGATGAGCCAATCAATGCAATGTTAGGTTAA
- the LOC127523702 gene encoding integrin alpha-X-like isoform X28, producing MDHNFCIRLCIFCVCQSIMAFNIDPVTWKYFTNNANSGFGYKVIQKGERNELFVSSGGARPSASKIFVVITDGESTDPGYLTAAVQQAQAKNIIRYAIGVGNAFNSDRARRELEIIASSPSNNHVFNVTDFDALESIREKLKENIIAIEGTQTSGDSSRMEFAQDGFSAAFTSNTDMIMTAVGAFQSKGGYQLYKPNNDSDSDFQAGSEHDSYLGYSLAIATMSEAKYAVMGAPRHEHKGQVTVSRIGGEDPKQLDPPKPQIGSYFGAEVCVVDLNRDSNTDLLLVSAPTYMESDREGIVFVYIFTHRANFIFSDTLVGMAGQRGRFGSSLASPADLNGDGFMDVLIGAPLEEDGQGSIYIFNGRDGVIIPKYSQRIVGSSVRPGLRFFGISLSQSSLDQSQDNLPDIAVGSKGAVLLLRSRPIVLLETKVTYNPTKIPTSETDQSLENTMKVCFTMRPYGHRIRDLSANINYTITLDAKREKYRANFSPKNRLLSDVLNIGLNAETCRSHRFFIDAFSEDDLNPVSNQLMFTFEGLPIATLQNIKPILLPEIKTTTDYNLDFEINCGHDDICVDDLRMDFNFSGATNIEVGIMQEINVTVFVENRGENSYNTLFTLKYPFGLSYRRFTSKQGRVECESLDSEQRGSFGETTCHISKPILKGNAQDVFYITYSIDKESTFDQSVAFTAQINSGNDQHSQTSQLFRQKCIGVKYAINIALIRHEDSSLNINFTAQKNDLDRPVKQILKVENDFRELTFKVSIRVPVILGDKFIWTDKNLQIPDCVKQRDERPFVTDFVEVIKKDHVVNCSVAVCAVFSCDITLIKNERKLYYISGNVSSGWIEQTGLRAAVFELVSSASLEYDESKYIFFSSDSQYTEPSLQINTQVEVYEEANLTNVITGGVSGGVIGGLLLLALITAPLYKAGFFKSQYKQLLENAEEIAEDEPINAMLG from the exons ATGGACCACAACTTCTGTATCAGATTATGCATCTTCTGTG TATGTCAGTCAATAATGGCCTTCAACATTGACCCTGTGACCTGGAAGTACTTCACAAACAATGCAAATAGTGGCTTTGGCTATAAAGTGATACAGAAAGGTGAAAG GAATGAGCTATTTGTAAGTAGTGGAGGTGCAAGACCATCAGCCAGTAAAATTTTCGTTGTTATCACGGATGGTGAATCAACTGATCCAGGTTATTTGACTGCAGCTGTTCAACAAGCACAAGCTAAAAATATAATACGATATGCTATTGGG gttGGCAATGCTTTTAATAGTGACAGAGCAAGAAGGGAGCTGGAAATTATTGCATCTTCACCCTCCAATAATCATGTGTTCAACGTAACTGATTTTGACGCTCTGGAAAGCATTCGTGAAAAACTCAAAGAGAACATTATTGCCATTGAAG GAACCCAGACCTCTGGAGATTCATCTCGAATGGAGTTTGCACAGGACGGGTTTAGTGCAGCATTTACATCAAAT ACAGATATGATAATGACTGCAGTGGGAGCTTTCCAGTCGAAGGGTGGATATCAGCTGTACAAACCAAATAATGATTCAGATTCAGACTTTCAAGCTGGAAGTGAGCATGACAGTTATTTAG GTTATTCCTTGGCAATAGCAACAATGTCAGAAGCAAAGTATGCAGTAATGGGAGCACCAAGACACGAGCATAAGGGACAAGTAACTGTTTCAAGAATTGGTGGAGAGGACCCAAAGCAGCTGGATCCTCCTAAG CCTCAGATTGGCTCATATTTTGGAGCTGAGGTGTGTGTGGTGGATTTGAACCGTGACTCCAATACAGACCTACTTTTGGTATCGGCACCAACATACATGGAGTCTGACCGGGAGGGCATAGTGTTTGTTTACATCTTCACACATCGG GCAAACTTCATTTTTTCGGATACACTGGTGGGCATGGCAGGTCAGAGGGGTCGGTTTGGCTCTTCTCTGGCCAGTCCAGCAGATCTGAATGGTGATGGTTTCATGGATGTGCTGATTGGAGCTCCTTTAGAGGAGGATGGACAGGGCAGCATCTACATCTTCAATGGGAGAGATGGAGTTATCATTCCAAAATACTCACAG AGGATTGTTGGATCGTCTGTGCGACCAGGTTTGCGGTTCTTTGGGATTTCATTGAGTCAGTCTTCTCTAGACCAGAGTCAAGACAACCTTCCTGACATTGCTGTTGGGTCCAAGGGAGCAGTTCTGCTTCTCAG GTCCAGACCCATCGTGCTCTTGGAAACCAAAGTAACTTACAACCCAACCAAAATACCAACCAGTGAAACAGACCAGTCACTGGAAAACACCATGAAAGTGTGTTTCACCATGCGTCCATACGGACACCGCATAAGAG ACCTATCTGCAAATATTAATTACACCATAACGCTGGATGCCAAGCGAGAGAAATATCGAGCAAACTTCTCACCCAAAAACCGGCTCCTCAGTGATGTGCTGAACATTGGATTGAATGCAGAAACTTGCAGAAGTCATCGTTTCTTTATAGAC GCTTTCTCAGAAGATGATCTGAACCCAGTGTCCAATCAGTTGATGTTCACTTTTGAGGGTCTACCAATTGCCACACTGCAAAACATAAAGCCAATACTGCTGCCAGAGATAAAGACCACCACAGACTACAAT CTGGATTTTGAGATAAACTGTGGACATGATGATATTTGTGTTGATGACCTCAGGATGGATTTCAATTTCTCTGG GGCTACAAACATAGAGGTTGGAATAATGCAGGAGATCAATGTGACAGTGTTTGTAGAGAACAGAGGAGAAAACTCATACAACACTCTCTTCACCCTCAAATACCCCTTTGGACTTTCCTACAGGAGATTCACATCTAAACAG GGCAGAGTGGAGTGTGAATCTCTGGACAGTGAGCAAAGAGGTTCATTTGGAGAAACCACCTGCCACATCAGTAAACCCATCCTCAAGGGCAACGCTCAG GATGTGTTTTATATTACATACAGCATCGATAAAGAAAGCACCTTTGATCAAAGTGTGGCATTCACCGCTCAGATCAACAg TGGGAATGACCAACACTCTCAAACCAGTCAGTTATTCAGACAGAAATGCATTGGTGTCAAATATGCCATTAACATTGCCTTAATAAG acaTGAAGATTCAAGCCTCAATATTAATTTTACTGCGCAGAAAAATGATCTTGATAGACCAGTCAAACAGATCCTAAAG GTTGAAAATGACTTTAGAGAATTAACATTCAAAGTTTCCATCAGAGTACCAGTGATTCTGGGAGATAAATTCATCTGGACTGACAAAAACCTACAG ATCCCAGACTGTGTGAAACAGAGGGATGAGCGGCCGTTTGTAACAGATTTTGTGGAAGTAATTAAAAAAGATCATGTGGTG aactGCTCTGTGGCGGTGTGTGCCGTGTTCAGCTGTGACATCACTCTCATAAAGAATGAAAGGAAACTCTATTATATATCTGGCAACGTGAGCTCTGGATGGATAGAGCAG ACTGGACTCAGAGCTGCTGTGTTTGAGTTGGTCAGTTCAGCGTCTCTGGAATATGACGAGagcaaatatattttcttttcctctgaTTCTCAATACACTGAACCATCTCTCCAG atTAACACTCAAGTGGAGGTGTATGAGGAGGCGAACCTGACCAATGTGATCACTGGAGGGGTGAGTGGAGGGGTGATAGGAGGACTGCTGCTACTGGCTCTCATCACAGCACCCCTCTATAAG GCTGGATTCTTTAAAAGCCAATACAAGCAGTTGCTAGAAAACGCAGAAGAAATTGCTGAAGATGAGCCAATCAATGCAATGTTAGGTTAA